One genomic segment of Hevea brasiliensis isolate MT/VB/25A 57/8 chromosome 3, ASM3005281v1, whole genome shotgun sequence includes these proteins:
- the LOC131178665 gene encoding two-component response regulator ARR9-like, producing MSITADSKFHVLAVDDSLIDRKLIERLLKISSYQVTTVDSGSKALEFLGLHEDDQSNPETPSVSPNNNQEVEVNLIITDYCMPGMTGYDLLKKIKESSSLRNIPVVIMSSENVPSRITRCLEEGAEEFFLKPVQLSDLNRLKPHMMKTKIKTQKQENEEIQELQPPPPPPPPPPPQQLPNNSKRKAMEEGLSPDRTRPRYNNITTVV from the exons ATGTCTATAACAGCAGACTCAAAGTTTCATGTTTTAGCTGTTGATGACAGCTTAATAGACAGAAAACTCATTGAGAGGCTCCTCAAGATCTCATCATATCAAG TTACTACAGTTGATTCTGGTAGTAAAGCTCTAGAATTTCTGGGTTTACATGAAGATGACCAAAGCAACCCAGAAACACCTTCTGTTTCTCCAAACAATAATCAG GAAGTGGAAGTGAATCTTATTATTACAGATTACTGTATGCCTGGCATGACAGGCTATGATTTGCTCAAGAAAATAAAG GAATCATCATCTCTGAGAAACATACCAGTAGTGATAATGTCATCTGAGAATGTTCCTTCAAGAATCACCAG ATGTTTAGAGGAAGGAGCAGAAGAGTTTTTCTTGAAGCCAGTACAATTATCAGATTTGAATAGACTTAAACCTCATATGATGAAAACAAAAATAAAGACCCAAaaacaagaaaatgaagaaatcCAAGAACTGCAACCACCACCACCGCCGCCGCCGCCGCCGCCACCACAACAACTACCCAACAATAGCAAGAGGAAGGCTATGGAAGAAGGGCTTTCACCGGATAGAACAAGACCCAGATACAATAACATCACCACTGTGGTCTGA
- the LOC110659377 gene encoding uncharacterized protein LOC110659377 isoform X1 produces the protein MSSGPARRVSTKDIQVVQNLIERCLQLYMNQREVVETLLAQAKIEPGFTELVWQKLEEENREFFKAYYLRLTVKHQIIEFNKLLEQQVRLMRQINPTGVVSMPTSNGSHMPPIHQNSACYATEHTGPALKPENMHHPFGSSMTNAFTNGGSALHSSMRTAVDMSAHTTRIDAPQNMLSTQGPNMGLMQGLNGGMIKSESGYPGTSPYMFSADGNVLEARPSIPDASVASFSSAESNSQALNEPLLDADTSSYGFLDQIPQSFSLSDLTAHFAQSSDILENYPRSPFLASDNDNFLDSREREHQGDNKRLDTISEGVSYDDFGSE, from the exons ATGTCGAGTGGACCAGCAAGAAGGGTCTCAACCAAAGATATACAAGTG GTGCAAAATCTGATAGAACGGTGTCTTCAATTGTACAtgaaccagagggaagttgtcgAAACGTTATTAGCTCAGGCAAAGATAGAGCCAGGTTTCACTGAACTTG tttggCAAAAGCTTGAAGAAGAAAATCGGGAATTTTTCAAGGCATATTATTTGAGACTGACAGTGAAGCaccaaataatagaatttaacaaGCTGCTTGAGCAACAGGTGCGATTGATGCGTCAGATAAATCCAACCGGAGTTGTTTCAATGCCTACTTCTAATGGATCACATATGCCACCAA TTCACCAGAATTCAGCATGCTATGCCACAGAGCATACAGGACCAGCATTGAAGCCGGAGAACATGCATCATCCATTTGGTTCCAGTATGACTAATGCATTTACCAATGGTGGATCAGCGCTGCACTCAAGTATGCGCACTGCTGTTGATATGTCTGCTCATACCACTAGAATTGATGCCCCTCAAAACATGCTTTCAACACAAGGCCCAAACATGGGTTTGATGCAAGGACTAAATGGGGGAATGATCAAATCTGAATCTGGTTATCCAGGCACTTCCCCTTATATGTTCAGTGCTGATGGCAATGTCCTGGAAGCACGTCCTTCAATTCCAGATGCATCTGTTGCATCTTTCAGTAGTGCAGAATCTAATTCACAAGCTCTGAATGAACCACTTTTGGATGCTGACACTTCTTCATATGGATTTCTGGATCAAATTCCTCAAAGTTTCAGTCTCTCTGATTTGACAGCTCATTTTGCTCAGAGTTCAG ATATTTTGGAGAACTATCCAAGATCACCCTTCCTTGCATCAGACAATGATAATTTCTTGGATTCTCGTGAGAGAGAACATCAAG GAGATAATAAAAGGTTGGACACTATATCAGAAGGTGTGAGTTATGATGACTTTGGAAGCGAATAA
- the LOC110659377 gene encoding uncharacterized protein LOC110659377 isoform X2, with translation MRNQISRSKDPRISRYVEWTSKKGLNQRYTSVWQKLEEENREFFKAYYLRLTVKHQIIEFNKLLEQQVRLMRQINPTGVVSMPTSNGSHMPPIHQNSACYATEHTGPALKPENMHHPFGSSMTNAFTNGGSALHSSMRTAVDMSAHTTRIDAPQNMLSTQGPNMGLMQGLNGGMIKSESGYPGTSPYMFSADGNVLEARPSIPDASVASFSSAESNSQALNEPLLDADTSSYGFLDQIPQSFSLSDLTAHFAQSSDILENYPRSPFLASDNDNFLDSREREHQGDNKRLDTISEGVSYDDFGSE, from the exons ATGAGGAATCAAATTTCAAGGTCTAAAGATCCAAG AATCTCAAGATATGTCGAGTGGACCAGCAAGAAGGGTCTCAACCAAAGATATACAAGTG tttggCAAAAGCTTGAAGAAGAAAATCGGGAATTTTTCAAGGCATATTATTTGAGACTGACAGTGAAGCaccaaataatagaatttaacaaGCTGCTTGAGCAACAGGTGCGATTGATGCGTCAGATAAATCCAACCGGAGTTGTTTCAATGCCTACTTCTAATGGATCACATATGCCACCAA TTCACCAGAATTCAGCATGCTATGCCACAGAGCATACAGGACCAGCATTGAAGCCGGAGAACATGCATCATCCATTTGGTTCCAGTATGACTAATGCATTTACCAATGGTGGATCAGCGCTGCACTCAAGTATGCGCACTGCTGTTGATATGTCTGCTCATACCACTAGAATTGATGCCCCTCAAAACATGCTTTCAACACAAGGCCCAAACATGGGTTTGATGCAAGGACTAAATGGGGGAATGATCAAATCTGAATCTGGTTATCCAGGCACTTCCCCTTATATGTTCAGTGCTGATGGCAATGTCCTGGAAGCACGTCCTTCAATTCCAGATGCATCTGTTGCATCTTTCAGTAGTGCAGAATCTAATTCACAAGCTCTGAATGAACCACTTTTGGATGCTGACACTTCTTCATATGGATTTCTGGATCAAATTCCTCAAAGTTTCAGTCTCTCTGATTTGACAGCTCATTTTGCTCAGAGTTCAG ATATTTTGGAGAACTATCCAAGATCACCCTTCCTTGCATCAGACAATGATAATTTCTTGGATTCTCGTGAGAGAGAACATCAAG GAGATAATAAAAGGTTGGACACTATATCAGAAGGTGTGAGTTATGATGACTTTGGAAGCGAATAA